The DNA window gctgctcgCCGGAGTAGGAGACGGTgacctccccgccgccgcggtagTCGATGCCGATCTTCTTGTTGGCGCCGTTGTcagcgcgcacggcggcgtcgATTTGCGGCGTtaacgacgccgacgaggtgaGCGCGTCGAGGCCGCGGAtggagagggaggcgacggAGAAGGAGGGCGCGCGGGGGCGGAAGATGAGGTAGACGGCGCcgacgaaggcggcggcgagggcggccaGGAGGAGCACCGCGCAGCAGGCGGCGCAGCACGCGCGGCGgagccgacggcggcgcagcggGCGCGCGGACAGCTTCTTGAAGCGGCGCGCGCGGTCGGGCGGCGGGACGCGGAGGACCTGGTCCTTGGGGATTTGGATGACGTACGTGCCcggtgaaggcggcggcgcgcggcggaagCTGGGGTGCAGCGGCGTGGTCTCCGTGGCTtccggcggaggggaggaggacggcaGCGCGGGCATGGGGTGGACGCGGTCGGCCATGGGGGTAGgcgaggtgttcgacgaaatggaGTGAGTCGAGTGACCGAGTGGTCGCTTGCTCGCCGGATTTATATGACATAATACACGCAGGAAATGGTCATCTCAcacgtttaacttttttttcaacgTTTCACTATTgtcttaataaaaatttagtataaatataaaaaataacaagtcgtgtttaaagttctttttataatacattaagtcacaaacaaaataaataatattttcatattttttgagtaagacaaatggtcaaacattgtaaaaaaaagtcaaacattatagaacggagggagtattagccACGGAGCAATATTTATAGACTATTCAacctttctttaaaaaaattaaatatttatatagacgCTATGTCGCTATATCATCGAAGTATATTATATCTAATGAATTAAAAGTTATTGTTGATCAAATTACAATACTACATATAATGACGGTGATTAAAAAGGGTTAAAGTTAGTAATACTAAAAATTCGCACTTTGATTCTGTTCATACTCGTTACTATTAAATACTTTTGCTGTCATTTTTCCGTTGCTAACATTGTTAGAGGACGTGCTACTTTCATTTAATACGGTACGCAGAAGTTGGTGTGATAATTTGTTGATTTGATCAAGAAAAATGACTAGTAGCGTGGGTTTGATTACGAATGTGAACGAATGGGTCAAATAATATGGTGTTTGACAAAAAAGAATAGGCGCAAGCGTTGTGATCAGCAACTGATCGATGCTCGTTTTTGTTTAACACCATATGTTAAACTCCGACGATCCTCGCCGTCTGTCGCCGGAGCAAGTAGGGCCGGCAAGACAGCAGAATCAAGAACAGAGCCAAAGAGAGAAGAGCGCGCTCGAAATCAACGGAGAGAATGGGAGTTACCTCGTCGCGCCAAGGACGGAGCCTGCTTGACGCCGTGGAGACCTCTCGGTGGGGCGGGGTTCTCCGACGATCCTCGCCGTCTGTCGCCGGAGCAAGGAGCTCGCCGGGAAGTCTGCCAACAAAATCAAGAAACCAGGGACAAACCGAGATCGACGAGCACGAAACTAGAGGAGAAAACGAGAGTTGGCTCTCGGAGAGAACAGCGTACGCTCGTCGCCGTGGAGTATTCTTGGAGCGGAATGCGGCGCCGGGAGCGatggcgcgccggcgccggtgaagGCAGGTGAGGCGAGCGGCGAAGGCAGAGCGCTTCTTGGTTTGACTGCCTTATATGGGCTGGACTTGAGTAGTGGGCCGTACTGGGCTCCACGTTGGTAATACATACGGGCCGTGCCATcaaggaaatttttttattaaataaatatttttagcaagtaattttattactaaaccaccgggtaatttttttccaaaactgaaccttttgacacgccagtgttggtggcgtgacAAGACAACGCTGCTACACAGCCTGGTCGGCGTGACAGTCTTGTCACGCCAATGTCATGGCAAGCTGTTTCATCACACTAATGTTGGTGGCatggccaaaagattcatacgacgaaaatattttttccagaggtttagtaataaaattatttattaaaaatatttaaaaaataaaaaaattgccaTCAAGCCTCTCACACTTTTActgttctttttctccttccgaAAATGGATTTTCACCAAGTAAATGGCAGTTTCAGGTTTCACTGTCGTTGTGTTTAGGCAAATCCATTTAACATATCCCCTTCTGTCCTGTAACCATAAGCTCGAAGCCTCCATCCAAGTTCCAAGGGATGCACTTTTTTCTTGTtagaaaatgcattttgacaACTCCACCATGCACGCTTGGCCACAACATTCAGTTTTGTAAACTGTCAGGTAATGCCATCCAAGTCCAAACAGCAGCTGATCAAACACCTGCTGCAACTTGCAAGAGAATTCCACTTTTGTTATTGGCAGTTTGGCACGGAGCTAGCAATTTAAGAGAAATCAAGCTGCATCAAGAAAGGAACGAGGTCAGCTTGGCCATGTATAACTCAAAGCATATGCAGGAGATGGATGCAGAGCTGACattgttttggaaaaaaagcTTGTGCTGTTTGTACATAAACATAGTTAACATGACACCAAGACCAACACTGTTGTTGGCCTAGTGGTTGACTTCTACAATGTCCAAACTAATATGGAAAGAATAATGCTACAGAGTCAATGCAATTGACCAGAATGCTGAACGCTAACACTTTGCCAATGTAACTAATGTCCTCTGACTATATTCCATGGCTAGATGGCCTAttggaaagaagaaaattCTGGTTGCAGAGATTTACGAGTTCATGGATCATTCACAGAGGACATGAACTGGTAAAATATGCCAAATATATACCTGGTAACACAACTAGATGCTTATCACTCAATAACATGGCAAAGAATATTATCAAAATGCTGTATCTATCATTGTTGCTCCATCCTTTCATAAAAGctttatatatactccctccctccagtattttatatttaggcac is part of the Oryza brachyantha chromosome 11, ObraRS2, whole genome shotgun sequence genome and encodes:
- the LOC102720468 gene encoding NDR1/HIN1-like protein 13, whose protein sequence is MADRVHPMPALPSSSPPPEATETTPLHPSFRRAPPPSPGTYVIQIPKDQVLRVPPPDRARRFKKLSARPLRRRRLRRACCAACCAVLLLAALAAAFVGAVYLIFRPRAPSFSVASLSIRGLDALTSSASLTPQIDAAVRADNGANKKIGIDYRGGGEVTVSYSGEQLAGGPWPAFHQAPRNVTVFTTALTGKDVSFTDEQRRRLAAEHAAGAVPLTVEATVPVRVRFGKVLRTWTVDVKVRCEVTVDKLADRVAAVVNRGCRVKVRPLWWWW